The Vidua macroura isolate BioBank_ID:100142 chromosome 11, ASM2450914v1, whole genome shotgun sequence genome includes a region encoding these proteins:
- the NUP93 gene encoding nuclear pore complex protein Nup93 isoform X2: MAEEYHRESMLVEWEQVKQRILHSLLASGEDALDFTQENEPSYVGEVGPPGRSSMDSVEMAYARQIYIYNEKIVNGHLQPNLVDLCAATAGLDDKNISEMWAMVKQMTDVTLVPASDALKVRTNMEVRMEFVRHALHYLEESYKNYTFVTVFGNLHQAQLGGVPGTYQLVRSFLNIKLPASVPGLQDGEVEGHPVWALIYYCMRCGDLTAAMHVVKRAQHQLGEFKTWFQEYMHSKDRRLSPATENKLRLHYRRALRNNTDPYKRAVYCIIGRCDIADNQSEVADKTEDYLWLKLNQVCFDDGGASSPQDRLTLSQFQKQLLEDYGESHFAVNQPPFLYFQVLFLTAQFEAAIAFLFRTERLRCHAVHVALVLFELKLLLKASGQSAQLLSHEAGDPPGVRRLNFVRLLMLYTRKFESTDPREALQYFYFLRNEKDSQGENMFLRCVSEIVIESREFDMILGKLEKDGSRKPGVIDKFTSDTKSIINKVASAAENKGLFEEAAKLYDLAKNPDKVLELMNKLLSPVVPQISTPQSNKERLKNMAHSIAERYKAQGISAKKSIDSTFYLLLDLITFFDEYHAGHVDRAFDIIERLKLVPLSQDCVKERVAAFRNFSDEIKHNLSEVLLATMNILFTKYKRMKGTSPTTPARPQRVMEDRDSQLQSQARALIMFAGMIPYRTSGDTNARLVQMEILMN, translated from the exons CCCAGCTATGTTGGTGAGGTGGGTCCTCCAGGTCGCAGCTCCATGGACAGTGTGGAGATGGCATATGCTCGTCAG atttatatttataatgaGAAGATAGTGAATGGACATCTGCAGCCTAACCTGGTGGACCTCTGTGCTGCTACTGCAGGCCTGGATGATAAG AACATCTCCGAGATGTGGGCCATGGTAAAACAAATGACCGACGTCACCCTGGTTCCTGCCAGCGATGCCCTGAAGGTCCGGACCAACATGGAGGTGCGCATGGAGTTCGTGAGGCATGCTCTGCACTACCTGGAGGAAAG TTACAAAAATTACACTTTTGTGACAGTCTTTGGAAACTTGCACCAGGCTCAGCTGGGTGGAGTCCCAGGCACCTACCAGCTGGTCCGCAGCTTCCTGAACATCAAACTCCCGGCGTCTGTCCCTGGCCTGCAG GATGGTGAGGTGGAGGGCCATCCTGTGTGGGCACTGATTTACTACTGCATGCGCTGTGGAGATCTGACTGCAGCCATGCACGTGGTGAAACGGGCACAGCACCAGCTGGGAGAGTTCAAAACCTGGTTCCAGGAGTACATGCACAGTAAAGACAGAAG aCTGTCTCCTgccacagaaaataaacttcGTCTTCATTACAGACGAGCTCTGAGAAATAACACTGACCCCTACAAAAGGGCTGTTTATTGTATTATTGGCCGTTGTGACATTGCAGACAACCAGAGTGAAGTTGCTGATAAAACAGAAGATTATCTTTGGCTAAAA CTGAACCAAGTGTGTTTTGATGATGGTGGCGCAAGCTCCCCGCAGGACCGGCTAACGTTATCACAGttccagaagcagctgctggaagacTATG gtGAATCACATTTTGCAGTGAACCAGCCACCGTTCCTCTACTTCCAAGTGTTGTTCTTGACAGCACAGTTTGAAGCTgcaattgcttttcttttccgGACAGAGCGCTTGCGCTGCCACGCTGTTCATGTTGCTTTGGTCCTGTTTGAGTTAAAATTGCTCCTGAAAGCATCTGGGCAGAGTGCACAGCTAT TAAGCCATGAAGCTGGTGACCCTCCTGGTGTCAGACGTTTAAATTTTGTGCGGCTTCTGATGCTTTACACCCGTAAGTTTGAATCAACAGATCCAAGGGAAGCTCTGCagtacttttattttctcag GAACGAGAAGGACAGCCAAGGAGAGAATATGTTCTTGCGTTGTGTTAGTGAAATAGTAATTGAAAGCAGAGAG TTTGATATGATTcttggaaagctggaaaaggatgGTAGTAGGAAG CCTGGCGTGATAGACAAGTTTACAAGTGACACAAAATCCATTATTAACAAAGTGgcttctgcagcagaaaataaaggatTGTTTGAAGAAGCTGCAAAACTCTATGACCTTGCAAAG AACCCTGACAAAGTTTTAGAACTGATGAACAAGCTCCTTAGTCCAGTTGTTCCCCAAATCAGCACTCCCCAGTCAAACAAGGAGCGTTTGAAGAACATGGCCCATTCCATTGCTGAGAG GTACAAAGCGCAGGGGATAAGTGCAAAGAAATCCATTGACTCCACGTTCTACCTTCTGCTAGACTTAATCACATTTTTTGATGAATATCACGCTGGTCACGTTGACAGGGCCTTTGAT attATTGAGCGCCTGAAGCTTGTACCTCTTAGCCAAGATTGTGTCAAGGAGAGAGTCGCTGCCTTCCGGAATTTCAGTGATGAA ATCAAACACAATTTATCTGAAGTCCTGCTTGCAAccatgaatattttattcacCAAGTATAAGAGGATGAAAGGCACAAGCCCAACCACTCCTGCCAGACCCCAGCGGGTAATGGAAGACAGAGACTCG cAACTCCAGTCTCAAGCTCGGGCACTGATAATGTTTGCTGGGATGATCCCGTACAGAACATCAGGAGACACAAACGCAAGACTGGTGCAAATGGAGATCCTTATGAATtag
- the SLC12A3 gene encoding solute carrier family 12 member 3 isoform X1, whose product MAELPIPDLPPARCSGRFTISTLLGVEEGGRGPYTPTEGSSCDSVQPTHLSSSTLCTRTFGYNTVDEVPAYEHYANSKGVGDPRKGRPSLADLHSILKVTGGLAVPIASLASPGHAAEAGLEEAEGEPGRDSVPEPVRFGWVKGVMIRCMLNIWGVILYLRLPWITAQAGIALTWLIILMSVTVTTITGLSISAISTNGKVKSGGTYFLISRSLGPELGGSIGLIFAFANAVAVAMHTVGFAETVRDLLQEHNSLIVDPTNDIRIIGVITVTVLLGISLAGMEWEAKAQILFFLVILVSFINYLVGTVIPATAEKQAKGFFSYRADIFAQNFVPNWRGPEGSFFGLFSIFFPSATGILAGANISGDLKDPAVAIPKGTLMAIFWTTVSYLVLSATIGACVVRDASGSLNDSVAVGSPGCEGLACSFGWNFTACTQQQSCRYGLSNYYQSMSMVSGFGPLITAGIFGATLSSALACLVSAPKVFQCLCKDQLYPLIGFFGKGYGRNSEPIRGYMLTYVIAIGFILIAELNAIAPIISNFFLCSYALINFSCFHASITNSPGWRPSFRYYSKWAALFGAAVSVVIMFLLTWWAALIAFGIVIFLLGYVLYKKPDVNWGSSMQASSYNMALNYSVGLSEVDEHIKNYRPQCLVLTGPPNFRPALVDFVGTFTKNLSLMLCGNVLIGPRKQKMPESRLVADGHTKWLMKRKIKAFYTDVVAEDLRSGVQMLIQAAGLGKMRPNILVLGYKRNWRTASPQSLEDYVGILHDAFDFKYGVCLMRMKEGLNVSRVLQAHVNPTFEAAEHPENGTGSRAAPGTAVDPTALASEQQASTIFQSKQGKKTIDIYWLFDDGGLTLLIPYLLGRKKRWGKCKIRVFVGGQINRMDEERKAIVSLLSKFRLGFHEVHILPDINQKPRPEHIKRFDELIAPFRLNDGFKDEATVNEMRQGCPWKISDEEVDKNRAKSLRQVRLNEILLDYSRDAALIAITPPIGRKGRCPSSLYMAWLETLSQDLRPPIILTRGNQENVLTFYCQ is encoded by the exons aTGGCCGAGCTGCCCATCCCAGATCTGCCCCCGGCTCGCTGCAGCGGCCGCTTCACCATCAGCACCCTCCTGGGCGTGGAGGAGGGGGGCCGGGGTCCCTACACACCCACCGAGGGGTCCAGCTGCGACAGCGTCCAGCCCACCCACCTGTCCAGCAGCACCCTCTGCACCAGGACCTTCGGCTACAACACGGTGGATGAGGTGCCAGCCTACGAACACTATGCCAACAGCAAGGGGGTGGGCGACCCCAGGAAGGGCAGGCCCTCGCTGGCTGACCTGCACTCCATCCTCAAGGTAACAGGGGGTTTGGCTGTACCCATAGCATCTCTGGCATCCCCTGGTCATGCTGCTG aggctgggctggaggaggcagaagggGAGCCAGGCAGAGACTCTGTGCCAGAACCTGTCCGATTTGGATGGGTGAAGGGCGTCATG ATTCGCTGCATGCTGAACATTTGGGGAGTTATCCTCTACTTGCGCTTGCCCTGGATCACCGCCCAGGCAGGAATCG ctctgacaTGGCTCATCATCCTCATGTCCGTGACAGTGACCACCATAACCGGCTTGTCCATCTCTGCCATATCCACCAATGGCAAAGTGAAGTCAG GAGGCACCTACTTCCTCATCTCGCGGAGCCTCGGGCCGGAGCTGGGCGGCTCCATcgggctgatctttgcctttgCAAACGCGGTGGCTGTGGCCATGCACACAGTGGGCTTTGCTGAAACTGTCCGGGACCTGCTGCAG GAGCACAATTCCCTCATCGTGGACCCCACCAATGACATCCGAATCATTGGGGTCATCACTGTGACGGTgctgctgggcatctccctggctggcATGGAATGGGAGGCCAAG GCACAAATACTGTTCTTCCTGGTCATCTTGGTTTCCTTCATTAACTACCTTGTGGGGACAGTGATCCCAGCCACTGCTGAGAAGCAAGCAAAGGGCTTCTTCAGCTACCGAG ctgataTCTTTGCTCAGAACTTTGTGCCCAACTGGCGTGGACCTGAGGGCTCCTTCTTTGgcttgttttccattttcttcccatCCGCAACTGGTATCCTGGCTGGGGCCAACATTTCAGGTGACCTGAAG GATCCTGCTGTGGCCATCCCCAAGGGCACCTTGATGGCCATCTTCTGGACCACTGTGTCCTACCTGGTGCTTTCTGCTACCATTG GTGCCTGTGTGGTCCGAGATGCCTCGGGCAGCCTGAACGACAGTGTGGCCGTGGGCTCGCCGGGCTGTGAGGGACTGGCCTGCAGCTTTGGCTGGAACTTCACTGCCTGCACCCAACAGCAGAGCTGTCGATATGGGCTCAGCAACTACTACCAG AGCATGAGCATGGTGTCTGGATTTGGCCCCCTCATTACAGCAGGGATCTTTGGCGCTACCCTCTCCTCAGCATTGGCCTGCCTTGTCTCAGCCCCCAAAGTCTTCCAG TGTCTCTGCAAGGACCAGCTCTATCCTCTCATCGGCTTCTTCGGGAAGGGCTATGGGAGGAACAGTGAGCCCATCCGTGGCTACATGCTCACCTATGTCATTGCCATTGGCTTTATCCTCATTG CTGAACTCAATGCCATTGCCCCCATCATCTCCAacttcttcctctgctcctaCGCCCTCATCAACTTCAGCTGCTTCCATGCCTCCATCACCAACTCCCCAG GCTGGCGACCCTCCTTTCGGTATTACAGCAAGTGGGCTGCGCTCTTTGGAGCTGCTGTCTCAGTGGTGATCATGTTCCTGCTGACCTGGTGGGCAGCCCTCATTGCCTTCGGGATCGTCATCTTCCTCCTGGGATATGTCCTCTACAAAAAGCCAG ATGTCAACTGGGGTTCCTCCATGCAAGCCAGCTCCTACAACATGGCCCTCAACTACTCAGTGGGGCTGAGTGAAGTGGATGAGCACATCAAGAACTACAG ACCGCAGTGCCTGGTACTGACTGGCCCGCCCAACTTCCGCCCAGCACTGGTGGATTTTGTGGGGACCTTCACCAAGAACCTCAGCCTGATGCTCTGCGGCAATGTGCTGATT GGACCACGGAAGCAGAAGATGCCAGAGTCCCGGCTGGTGGCAGACGGCCACACAAAATGGCTAATGAAGAGGAAGATCAAGGCTTTCTACACAGATGTGGTCGCTGAGGATTTGAGAAGTGGTGTCCAAATGCTCATCCAG GCTGCTGGCCTCGGGAAGATGAGACCTAACATCTTAGTGCTGGGCTACAAGAGGAACTGGAGGACGGCATCTCCACAGAGCCTGGAGGACTACGTGGGCATCCTGCA cGACGCTTTCGATTTCAAGTACGGCGTGTGCCTAATGCGGATGAAGGAAGGGCTGAATGTTTCCCGAGTGCTGCAGGCACATG TTAACCCCACGTTTGAGGCAGCAGAGCACCCCGAGAACggcactggcagcagagcagccccaggcacag CAGTGGACCCCACTGCCTTGGCCAGTGAGCAGCAGGCAAGCACCATCTTCCAGAGCAAGCAGGGCAAGAAGACTATTGACATTTACTGGCTCTTTGATGATGGAG GTCTCACGCTGCTCATCCCCTACCTCCTGGGGCGCAAGAAGCGCTGGGGAAAGTGCAAAATCCGGGTGTTTGTCGGCGGGCAGATCAACAGGATGGACGAGGAGAGGAAGGC GATTGTCTCTCTGCTGAGCAAGTTCCGCCTCGGCTTCCATGAGGTCCACATCCTCCCTGACATCAACCAGAAACCCCGGCCAGAGCA CATCAAGAGATTTGATGAACTCATCGCTCCCTTCAGGCTGAACGATGGCTTCAAAGATGAGGCCACAGTGAACGAGATGAgacagggctgtccctggaAGATTTCTGATGAGGAGGTCGATAAAAACAGAGCCAAG TCACTCCGACAAGTGAGGTTGAATGAGATTTTGCTGGATTACTCACGGGATGCAGCACTCATAGCCAT CACTCCACCCATCGGCAGGAAGGGCcgctgccccagctccctctaCATGGCCTGGCTCGAGACCCTCTCTCAGGACCTGAGACCCCCCATCATCCTCACACGAGGAAACCAAGAGAATGTGTTGACCTTTTACTGCCAATAA
- the SLC12A3 gene encoding solute carrier family 12 member 3 isoform X2, with amino-acid sequence MAELPIPDLPPARCSGRFTISTLLGVEEGGRGPYTPTEGSSCDSVQPTHLSSSTLCTRTFGYNTVDEVPAYEHYANSKGVGDPRKGRPSLADLHSILKVTGGLAVPIASLASPGHAAEAGLEEAEGEPGRDSVPEPVRFGWVKGVMIRCMLNIWGVILYLRLPWITAQAGIALTWLIILMSVTVTTITGLSISAISTNGKVKSGGTYFLISRSLGPELGGSIGLIFAFANAVAVAMHTVGFAETVRDLLQEHNSLIVDPTNDIRIIGVITVTVLLGISLAGMEWEAKAQILFFLVILVSFINYLVGTVIPATAEKQAKGFFSYRADIFAQNFVPNWRGPEGSFFGLFSIFFPSATGILAGANISGDLKDPAVAIPKGTLMAIFWTTVSYLVLSATIGACVVRDASGSLNDSVAVGSPGCEGLACSFGWNFTACTQQQSCRYGLSNYYQSMSMVSGFGPLITAGIFGATLSSALACLVSAPKVFQCLCKDQLYPLIGFFGKGYGRNSEPIRGYMLTYVIAIGFILIAELNAIAPIISNFFLCSYALINFSCFHASITNSPGWRPSFRYYSKWAALFGAAVSVVIMFLLTWWAALIAFGIVIFLLGYVLYKKPDVNWGSSMQASSYNMALNYSVGLSEVDEHIKNYRPQCLVLTGPPNFRPALVDFVGTFTKNLSLMLCGNVLIGPRKQKMPESRLVADGHTKWLMKRKIKAFYTDVVAEDLRSGVQMLIQAAGLGKMRPNILVLGYKRNWRTASPQSLEDYVGILHDAFDFKYGVCLMRMKEGLNVSRVLQAHVDPTALASEQQASTIFQSKQGKKTIDIYWLFDDGGLTLLIPYLLGRKKRWGKCKIRVFVGGQINRMDEERKAIVSLLSKFRLGFHEVHILPDINQKPRPEHIKRFDELIAPFRLNDGFKDEATVNEMRQGCPWKISDEEVDKNRAKSLRQVRLNEILLDYSRDAALIAITPPIGRKGRCPSSLYMAWLETLSQDLRPPIILTRGNQENVLTFYCQ; translated from the exons aTGGCCGAGCTGCCCATCCCAGATCTGCCCCCGGCTCGCTGCAGCGGCCGCTTCACCATCAGCACCCTCCTGGGCGTGGAGGAGGGGGGCCGGGGTCCCTACACACCCACCGAGGGGTCCAGCTGCGACAGCGTCCAGCCCACCCACCTGTCCAGCAGCACCCTCTGCACCAGGACCTTCGGCTACAACACGGTGGATGAGGTGCCAGCCTACGAACACTATGCCAACAGCAAGGGGGTGGGCGACCCCAGGAAGGGCAGGCCCTCGCTGGCTGACCTGCACTCCATCCTCAAGGTAACAGGGGGTTTGGCTGTACCCATAGCATCTCTGGCATCCCCTGGTCATGCTGCTG aggctgggctggaggaggcagaagggGAGCCAGGCAGAGACTCTGTGCCAGAACCTGTCCGATTTGGATGGGTGAAGGGCGTCATG ATTCGCTGCATGCTGAACATTTGGGGAGTTATCCTCTACTTGCGCTTGCCCTGGATCACCGCCCAGGCAGGAATCG ctctgacaTGGCTCATCATCCTCATGTCCGTGACAGTGACCACCATAACCGGCTTGTCCATCTCTGCCATATCCACCAATGGCAAAGTGAAGTCAG GAGGCACCTACTTCCTCATCTCGCGGAGCCTCGGGCCGGAGCTGGGCGGCTCCATcgggctgatctttgcctttgCAAACGCGGTGGCTGTGGCCATGCACACAGTGGGCTTTGCTGAAACTGTCCGGGACCTGCTGCAG GAGCACAATTCCCTCATCGTGGACCCCACCAATGACATCCGAATCATTGGGGTCATCACTGTGACGGTgctgctgggcatctccctggctggcATGGAATGGGAGGCCAAG GCACAAATACTGTTCTTCCTGGTCATCTTGGTTTCCTTCATTAACTACCTTGTGGGGACAGTGATCCCAGCCACTGCTGAGAAGCAAGCAAAGGGCTTCTTCAGCTACCGAG ctgataTCTTTGCTCAGAACTTTGTGCCCAACTGGCGTGGACCTGAGGGCTCCTTCTTTGgcttgttttccattttcttcccatCCGCAACTGGTATCCTGGCTGGGGCCAACATTTCAGGTGACCTGAAG GATCCTGCTGTGGCCATCCCCAAGGGCACCTTGATGGCCATCTTCTGGACCACTGTGTCCTACCTGGTGCTTTCTGCTACCATTG GTGCCTGTGTGGTCCGAGATGCCTCGGGCAGCCTGAACGACAGTGTGGCCGTGGGCTCGCCGGGCTGTGAGGGACTGGCCTGCAGCTTTGGCTGGAACTTCACTGCCTGCACCCAACAGCAGAGCTGTCGATATGGGCTCAGCAACTACTACCAG AGCATGAGCATGGTGTCTGGATTTGGCCCCCTCATTACAGCAGGGATCTTTGGCGCTACCCTCTCCTCAGCATTGGCCTGCCTTGTCTCAGCCCCCAAAGTCTTCCAG TGTCTCTGCAAGGACCAGCTCTATCCTCTCATCGGCTTCTTCGGGAAGGGCTATGGGAGGAACAGTGAGCCCATCCGTGGCTACATGCTCACCTATGTCATTGCCATTGGCTTTATCCTCATTG CTGAACTCAATGCCATTGCCCCCATCATCTCCAacttcttcctctgctcctaCGCCCTCATCAACTTCAGCTGCTTCCATGCCTCCATCACCAACTCCCCAG GCTGGCGACCCTCCTTTCGGTATTACAGCAAGTGGGCTGCGCTCTTTGGAGCTGCTGTCTCAGTGGTGATCATGTTCCTGCTGACCTGGTGGGCAGCCCTCATTGCCTTCGGGATCGTCATCTTCCTCCTGGGATATGTCCTCTACAAAAAGCCAG ATGTCAACTGGGGTTCCTCCATGCAAGCCAGCTCCTACAACATGGCCCTCAACTACTCAGTGGGGCTGAGTGAAGTGGATGAGCACATCAAGAACTACAG ACCGCAGTGCCTGGTACTGACTGGCCCGCCCAACTTCCGCCCAGCACTGGTGGATTTTGTGGGGACCTTCACCAAGAACCTCAGCCTGATGCTCTGCGGCAATGTGCTGATT GGACCACGGAAGCAGAAGATGCCAGAGTCCCGGCTGGTGGCAGACGGCCACACAAAATGGCTAATGAAGAGGAAGATCAAGGCTTTCTACACAGATGTGGTCGCTGAGGATTTGAGAAGTGGTGTCCAAATGCTCATCCAG GCTGCTGGCCTCGGGAAGATGAGACCTAACATCTTAGTGCTGGGCTACAAGAGGAACTGGAGGACGGCATCTCCACAGAGCCTGGAGGACTACGTGGGCATCCTGCA cGACGCTTTCGATTTCAAGTACGGCGTGTGCCTAATGCGGATGAAGGAAGGGCTGAATGTTTCCCGAGTGCTGCAGGCACATG TGGACCCCACTGCCTTGGCCAGTGAGCAGCAGGCAAGCACCATCTTCCAGAGCAAGCAGGGCAAGAAGACTATTGACATTTACTGGCTCTTTGATGATGGAG GTCTCACGCTGCTCATCCCCTACCTCCTGGGGCGCAAGAAGCGCTGGGGAAAGTGCAAAATCCGGGTGTTTGTCGGCGGGCAGATCAACAGGATGGACGAGGAGAGGAAGGC GATTGTCTCTCTGCTGAGCAAGTTCCGCCTCGGCTTCCATGAGGTCCACATCCTCCCTGACATCAACCAGAAACCCCGGCCAGAGCA CATCAAGAGATTTGATGAACTCATCGCTCCCTTCAGGCTGAACGATGGCTTCAAAGATGAGGCCACAGTGAACGAGATGAgacagggctgtccctggaAGATTTCTGATGAGGAGGTCGATAAAAACAGAGCCAAG TCACTCCGACAAGTGAGGTTGAATGAGATTTTGCTGGATTACTCACGGGATGCAGCACTCATAGCCAT CACTCCACCCATCGGCAGGAAGGGCcgctgccccagctccctctaCATGGCCTGGCTCGAGACCCTCTCTCAGGACCTGAGACCCCCCATCATCCTCACACGAGGAAACCAAGAGAATGTGTTGACCTTTTACTGCCAATAA